The genomic segment TTCAGCATTGTGGTGGGGGCGTTGATTGTGGGAGCAGCTATCATTTCTGCCCAAGATGGCATCAGCCAAGTGGTCTGGTTAAGTGATGCACTGTTCGCAGGAGCTAGTTTGTTGGGGTTATGGCTATTGATCAGCATTCTGCGCCGATCGTAGGTTGGTGCCATCCCTTCAGTTCCTACTGGGGCGATCGAGTTAAAAAGGGCACGTCAATAATTTCTCCTTGAGCATCTCCAACTTGCACAACTAAACCTACACCCCCTGCCTTGGTGCGGACATAGGCTAGTCCTTGCCAAGTTCCACCTGTCTCTGGAGTGGCAACACTGGTCAACCGCCCTACCTTCTCGTCACCGACCATCAGAGGAGTGCCAGCAGGAACGAAGCGATTGAGGCGAATGCCCCAGAGATGTTGTTTTACGCCGTTGTAGGTATTTAGACGGGCGATCGTTTCCTGGCCAATGTAACAGCCCTTATTAAAGGAGATCGTATGCCAAAGCCCTGCCTCTAGGGGATTGTAGTCCTCTGTCAACTCAGCGTCGGGAAGGGGCCTGCCTTGGTGAATGCGAAGGAATTCCCAGGTGCGATCGTCTATCATGGTTGCCCCCGCCGCCACAAGTGCAGCCTGGAGAGTTGGTGCATAAGCTATCTCTGTCAACAGGGTATAGCCGGGCAAAGCTAACCCACTGCCGATCGCTAGCCGACAGGGCAC from the Cyanobacteriota bacterium genome contains:
- a CDS encoding folate-binding protein; the encoded protein is MGQDIQTASTLDILGRDVMVYDSSHWGLLAISGNDRLRYLHNQSTNNFNALQPGQGCDTVFVTSTARTIDLVTAYVLETTVWLLVSPNRRQRLLDWMDRFIFPADQVDLKDITDQMAVFRILGTGSQSLLSTLGATITGAYGDHQTVTIADVPCRLAIGSGLALPGYTLLTEIAYAPTLQAALVAAGATMIDDRTWEFLRIHQGRPLPDAELTEDYNPLEAGLWHTISFNKGCYIGQETIARLNTYNGVKQHLWGIRLNRFVPAGTPLMVGDEKVGRLTSVATPETGGTWQGLAYVRTKAGGVGLVVQVGDAQGEIIDVPFLTRSPQ